One genomic window of Arvicola amphibius chromosome 4, mArvAmp1.2, whole genome shotgun sequence includes the following:
- the C4H17orf107 gene encoding uncharacterized protein C17orf107 homolog — translation MKGTPSNLDTLLWVYHFHSSTEVALQPPLLSSLELAVAAAHEYLVQRFRELKSQEPLESNKPPAQKATLGLVLREAATSIMSFGATLLEISVLWLQQEVLDSSDGCLVAAPNTGDPGRALARVALAAGQGIRQAGAAAGASVRYLIQGAWLCLCGRGLHGSTSSLQQTLRQLGLGVPGDPRYPGDPKVASNSSEENGGPDNPSLSQPHPVSK, via the exons ATGAAGGGGACTCCCAGCAACTTGGACACACTGCTGTGGGTCTACCACTTCCACAGCTCCACCGAG GTGGCCCTACAGCCTCCGCTTCTGTcttccctggaacttgctgtggcCGCAGCTCACGAATATCTGGTCCAAAGGTTCAGAGAACTTAAGTCCCAGGAGCCCCTGGAATCCAATAAGCCGCCTGCCCAGAAGGCCACCTTGGGGCTGGTGCTAAGAGAAGCTGCAACCAGCATCATGAGCTTTGGAGCCACCTTGTTAGAG ATCTCAGTCCTGTGGCTACAGCAGGAAGTGCTGGACAGCAGCGACGGCTGCCTGGTCGCAGCCCCAAACACTGGGGATCCGGGTAGGGCACTGgcccgtgtagccctggctgcagGGCAGGGGATTCGGcaagctggagcagcagctggcgCAAGTGTCCGGTACCTGATCCAGGGGGCGTGGCTGTGCCTGTGCGGACGGGGTTTGCACGGGTCCACCTCATCCCTGCAACAAACCCTACGCCAACTGGGCCTTGGGGTCCCCGGGGATCCG AGATACCCGGGAGACCCCAAGGTGGCATCCAACAGCAGTGAGGAGAACGGGGGACCAGATAATCCATCACTGTCCCAGCCCCACCCTGTGtccaaataa
- the Gp1ba gene encoding platelet glycoprotein Ib alpha chain: MALFILLFLLPSPLHSQPPCDISQVTSLLEVNCENQKLTALPADLPADTGILFLAKNRLATFSTASVAHFTHLTRLYLDECELTSLQTGEKLSKLESLHLSHNNLQSLPSLGRALPALTILDLSFNQLGSLSPGVLEGLSQLQELYLQNNNLRSLPPGLLVSTTNLKKLNLANNHLRELPHGLLDGLEDLDTLYLQGNWLRTIPKGFFGTLILPYVFLHGNTWYCDCEILYLRNWLKQNSNNVYLWKEGVDVKAMTPNVASVRCANLGYAPVYSYPGKNCPTSGDKDSIDYDDYDAVSEVPATRAEVKFSTNTKAHTTHWGQLLESPTSPDSQMPSWPPTHKPTKKQSTSTHIQIPGFTTLPQTMQASTPLYNLKLNTTPATIPTTPVPTTSTPATPKPSPTPVPTTSTLTTPESHSTPMLTNSTPTIPEPITSTLATPESSTNPVPTTAILTTPEPSTTPMLTTSTPTIPESTASTPTTPEPSAPVPSTPTPTTPAPSSTTPTTPVSTTTPVFITTLAAPASTPSETILELPFPTELTLLPTLEPITGIPEVNSFITFQEMIRANSDTSKSDPFLNSDFCCLLPLVFYILGLLWLLFASVILILLLTWIWHVKPHTLDLDQSAALATSTYTTSLEVQRGRQVTVPRAWLLFLQGSLPTFRSSLFLWVRRNGHVGPLVAGRRPSALSQGRGQDLLGTVGIRYSGHSL; this comes from the coding sequence ATGGCTCTCTTCATCTTGCTGTTCTTGCTGCCGAGTCCCTTACATTCCCAGCCCCCTTGTGACATCTCCCAAGTGACCAGCCTGCTGGAAGTAAACTGTGAGAACCAGAAGCTGACAGCATTGCCCGCAGACCTGCCAGCAGACACAGGCATCCTTTTCCTGGCCAAGAACAGACTGGCTACCTTCTCCACAGCCTCCGTGGCACATTTCACTCACCTCACTCGGCTATACCTGGATGAATGTGAGCTGACCAGCCTGCAGACCGGTGAGAAACTGTCCAAGCTGGAGAGCCTGCATTTATCCCACAACAACCTGCAAAGTCTGCCCTCCCTAGGACGGGCACTGCCTGCACTCACTATCCTTGACCTCTCCTTCAACCAGCTGGGCTCACTGTCTCCCGGTGTCCTGGAAGGTCTAAGCCAACTGCAGGAGCTCTACCTGCAGAACAATAATCTGAGGAGTCTGCCCCCCGGGCTCTTGGTGTCTACAACCAATCTGAAGAAACTCAATCTGGCCAATAACCACCTACGTGAGCTGCCCCATGGGCTCCTAGATGGGCTGGAAGATCTTGATACCCTCTACCTTCAAGGGAACTGGCTTCGTACAATCCCAAAGGGCTTTTTTGGGACCCTCATCTTGCCTTATGTTTTTCTTCATGGCAACACCTGGTATTGTGATTGTGAGATTCTCTACCTCCGAAACTGGCTCAAGCAAAATTCCAACAATGTCTACTTATGGAAGGAGGGTGTGGATGTCAAGGCTATGACCCCCAATGTGGCCAGTGTACGGTGTGCCAATTTGGGCTACGCACCTGTCTACTCCTACCCAGGGAAGAACTGCCCTACCAGTGGTGATAAGGATTCCATAGACTATGATGACTATGACGCTGTCTCTGAAGTACCTGCTACAAGGGCTGAGGTCAAGTTTTCTACTAACACTAAAGCCCATACTACTCACTGGGGCCAACTCTTAGAGTCTCCTACTTCTCCAGACAGCCAAATGCCTTCTTGGCCTCCAACCCACAAACCCACTAAAAAACAGTCCACATCCACCCACATACAGATTCCAGGTTTCACCACACTCCCACAGACCATGCAGGCCAGCACACCTCTCTATAACCTAAAACTCAATACTACACCCgccaccatccccaccaccccAGTACCTACCACTTCCACCCCAGCTACCCCAAAGCCCAGCCCTACCCCAGTGCCTACCACTTCCACCCTGACTACCCCAGAGTCCCACTCCACACCAATGCTTACCAATTCTACTCCCACTATTCCAGAGCCCATCACTTCCACCCTGGCTACCCCAGAGTCCAGCACCAACCCAGTGCCTACTACTGCCATCCTGACTaccccagagcccagcaccacaCCAATGCTTACCACCTCCACCCCGACTATTCCAGAGTCCACTGCTTCCACCCCAACTACCCCAGAGCCCAGTGCTCCAGTGCCTTCCACCCCCACTCCAACTACCCCAGCGCCCAGCAGCACTACCCCGACCACTCCAGTGTCTACTACCACCCCGGTCTTCATTACTACCCTGGCTGCCCCAGCATCTACCCCAAGTGAGACCATTTTAGAACTACCTTTTCCCACAGAACTCACTTTACTCCCTACCCTCGAACCTATTACAGGAATCCCAGAAGTGAACAGCTTCATAACTTTCCAAGAGATGATTCGTGCAAACTCTGATACTTCCAAAAGTGACCCTTTTCTCAATTCTGACTTTTGTTGCCTCCTCCCCCTGGTTTTTTATATTCTGGGTCTCCTCTGGCTCCTATTTGCCTCTGTGATACTCATTTTGTTGCTGACCTGGATCTGGCATGTAAAACCACACACTCTGGACTTGGACCAATCTGCTGCACTGGCCACAAGCACATACACTACAAGTCTGGAGGTGCAGAGAGGAAGGCAAGTAACTGTGCCCCgggcctggctgctcttccttcaAGGGTCACTCCCTACTTTCCGTTCTAGCCTTTTCCTATGGGTAAGGCGTAATGGGCATGTTGGGCCTCTGGTAGCAGGACGGCGGCCCTCAGCTCTGAGCCAGGGTCGTGGTCAGGACCTATTGGGAACAGTGGGTATTAGGTACTCAGGTCACAGTCTGTGA
- the Chrne gene encoding acetylcholine receptor subunit epsilon, translating into MRHNQTPALSVSLMRHNQTPVLSVSLMHHHQTPVLSTPLLSVSLMHHHQTPLLSVSLMHHHQTPALSVSLMCHNQTPALSVSLMRHHQTPVLSTPALSVSLMRHHQTPVLSVSLMRHNQTPVLSNHRYRQPHGGYQCVLRMGVSTDAYPKGLWFQALLEAYDSHETSRLWLQSWLKPKQRMLGWGRSESKNEELSLYHHLFDNYDPECRPVRRPEDTVTITLKVTLTNLISLNEKEETLTTNVWIGIDWQDYRLNFSKDDFAGIETLRVPSESVWLPEIVLENNIDGQFGVAYDCNVLVSEGGYVTWLPPAIYHSTCAVEVTYFPFDWQNCSLVFRSQTYNAEEVEFIFAVDDNGQTINKIEIDTEAFTENGEWAIDYCPGMIRHYKGGSEEVPGETDIIYTLIIRRKPLFYVINIIVPCVLISGLVLLAYFLPAQAGGQKCTVSINVLLAQTVFLFLIAQKIPETSLSVPLLGRYLIFVMVVATLIVMNCVIVLNVSLRTPTTHTTSPRLRQILLELLPRLLGSSPPSEAPRAASPARRASSVGILLRAEELILKKPRSELVFEGQRHRHGAWTAALCQNLGAAAPEIRCCVDAVNFVAESTRDQEANEEEVSDWVRMGKALDNVCFWAALVLFSVGSCLIFLGGYFNQVPDLPYPPCIQP; encoded by the exons ATGCGTCATAACCAGACACCTGCGCTGTCAGTGAGTCTAATGCGTCATAACCAGACACCTGTGCTGTCAGTGAGTCTAATGCATCACCACCAGACACCTGTGCTGTCA ACACCTCTGCTGTCAGTGAGTCTAATGCATCATCACCAGACACCTCTGCTGTCAGTGAGTCTAATGCATCACCACCAGACACCTGCGCTGTCAGTGAGTCTAATGTGTCATAACCAGACACCTGCGCTGTCAGTGAGTCTAATGCGTCACCACCAGACACCTGTACTGTCA ACACCTGCGCTGTCAGTGAGTCTAATGCGTCACCACCAGACACCTGTGCTGTCAGTGAGTCTAATGCGTCATAACCAGACACCTGTGCTGTCA AATCACAGATACAGGCAGCCACATGGGGGATACCAGTGTGTGTTGAGAATGGGGGTCTCCACTGATGCCTACCCTAAAGGCTTGTGGTTCCAAGCGCTATTAGAGGCCTATGACTCTCATGAGACATCACGTCTGTGGCTACAGAGCTGGCTAAAGCCCAAGcaaaggatgctgggatggg GCAGAAGCGAGAGTAAGAATGAAGAGCTCAGCCTGTATCACCATCTCTTCGACAACTATGACCCAGAATGCCGGCCAGTTAGGAGACCGGAAGACACTGTGACCATCACCCTCAAGGTCACCCTAACCAACCTCATCTcactg AACGAGAAGGAGGAGACCCTGACCACCAACGTCTGGATCGGAATT GACTGGCAGGACTACAGGCTCAACTTCAGCAAGGACGATTTTGCAGGCATAGAGACCCTGCGGGTCCCTTCAGAATCTGTATGGCTGCCAGAGATCGTTCTGGAAAATAA CATCGATGGGCAGTTTGGAGTGGCCTATGACTGCAATGTTCTGGTTAGCGAGGGAGGCTACGTGACCTGGTTGCCCCCTGCCATCTACCACAGCACCTGCGCAGTGGAGGTCACCTACTTCCCTTTCGACTGGCAGAACTGCTCTCTGGTTTTCCG CTCGCAGACCTACAATGCTGAAGAAGTGGAGTTCATCTTTGCGGTGGATGACAACGGCCAGACCATCAACAAGATTGAAATTGACACCGAAGCTTTTACTG AGAATGGAGAATGGGCCATTGACTACTGTCCAGGCATGATTCGCCATTATAAGGGAGGCTCTGAAGAAGTCCCTGGAGAAACTGACATCATCTACACGCTTATCATCCGCCGGAAGCCGCTCTTTTACGTCATTAACATCATTGTACCTTGTGTACTCATTTCCGGCTTGGTGCTGCTTGCTTACTTCCTGCCTGCGCAGG CTGGTGGCCAGAAATGCACCGTCTCAATCAACGTCCTGCTAGCCCAGACTGTCTTCTTGTTCCTAATTGCCCAGAAAATTCCAGAGACATCTCTGAGCGTGCCACTGCTGGGCAG GTATCTTATTTTCGTCATGGTGGTTGCCACGCTTATTGTTATGAATTGCGTCATCGTGCTCAACGTGTCTTTGCGGACGCCGACGACTCATACCACATCCCCTCGGCTGCGCCAA ATTTTATTGGAGCTACTGCCACGCCTCCTGGGCTCGAGCCCACCCTCCGAGGCTCCCCGAGCTGCCTCACCTGCGAGGCGCGCCTCCTCTGTAGGCATTCTGCTCCGAGCAGAGGAGCTCATCCTGAAAAAGCCGCGGAGTGAGCTCGTGTTTGAGGGGCAGAGGCATCGGCATGGGGCTTGGACTG CTGCCCTCTGCCAGAACCTGGGCGCTGCAGCCCCTGAAATCCGCTGTtgtgtggatgctgtgaactTTGTGGCTGAGAGCACACGAGACCAGGAAGCCAACGAAGAG GAAGTGTCCGACTGGGTGCGCATGGGGAAAGCCCTCGACAACGTCTGCTTTTGGGCAGCTCTGGTGCTCTTCAGCGTCggttcctgcctcatcttccttgGGGGTTACTTTAACCAAGTTCCTGATCTCCCCTACCCACCGTGTATCCAACCCTGA